CGATAACTTTAAGGAAATGCTCAGGCTCCCATTTCCTCCTCCCTTGCCTTTCCTTCTCCTTCTTTCTTTGCCTCCTCCACGCTCTATCCCCACCACCACCAGGGCTCGTTCTATTCGCGAAATGCGTATACATTTCCGATACAAATCGGTCCGGTAAGCTCCCAGCGATTCCGCTCTCAATAACTCCATCACTATCTTCTATCAAATTCTTTGAACTTGAAATCCTTCTTAACACATCTTTACTTTTACTACTATGCCAAAAGTTCGAATTTTCTTCAACTACAAAATGATCCTTACCCATGAAATTAACATTGGCTGGCACCAGATTTTGGTCCATGCAGACAAATTCCAGCCAGCTACCGAAATCCCCGGATGGAATTTCAGTTTGGCCTTCTAGATCGAGAAAGTACACGATTTGCCCATCTGGGGATATCCCCATCCACAAAAACGGTGATTTGGTAACATGGTAAGTGCCGTTTTTGGACGGGCAAACCCTAGAACCGAAAACAAAAGATGGGCCCCACTCGAAAATGATCAACCGAGGACATTGACCTGAGAGGCCGGCACGACCGCAATGGCGCCAGAAGCCGATGAGATTCTCCCACTGGGTGAGGGTCTTGTAAAGGAGCTTGTAGGTGATTTGACCGCCACCCCATTTATTGATCTGGGTCTTGGGGCCCCACCGGCGTTGGCAAAGGGTGAACCAGAGCTTGGTGTCGTTGCAACATAGCGAAACGGAGCGTTTAGAGGTGCAAGCGAAATTCGCGATATCGGGTAGGGACAGGAAGGAGAGGATGCAAAGCTGGACGTCTTCAGGGAAGTCGGAGAAGGAAAATGAACACTCCTTTGGGTCTTTGGGATTAGCCATAGTagctttctctttttctttttctttttcagttgaGGGACAAACTTTGTATTTatctggaaaaaaaattaatggttaATGGTTGGGTTTGAGATGAGAGTTTGGGTAGATTCTTGGAGATGAGGGAATGATTCCA
This sequence is a window from Gossypium raimondii isolate GPD5lz chromosome 5, ASM2569854v1, whole genome shotgun sequence. Protein-coding genes within it:
- the LOC105769792 gene encoding F-box protein At3g12350 isoform X2, with protein sequence MANPKDPKECSFSFSDFPEDVQLCILSFLSLPDIANFACTSKRSVSLCCNDTKLWFTLCQRRWGPKTQINKWGGGQITYKLLYKTLTQWENLIGFWRHCGRAGLSGQCPRLIIFEWGPSFVFGSRVCPSKNGTYHVTKSPFLWMGISPDGQIVYFLDLEGQTEIPSGDFGSWLEFVCMDQNLVPANVNFMGKDHFVVEENSNFWHSSKSKDVLRRISSSKNLIEDSDGVIESGIAGSLPDRFVSEMYTHFANRTSPGGGGDRAWRRQRKKEKERQGRRKWEPEHFLKVIDCSPTPDKPLQGLWKLIIAGNFW
- the LOC105769792 gene encoding F-box protein At3g12350 isoform X1 encodes the protein MANPKDPKECSFSFSDFPEDVQLCILSFLSLPDIANFACTSKRSVSLCCNDTKLWFTLCQRRWGPKTQINKWGGGQITYKLLYKTLTQWENLIGFWRHCGRAGLSGQCPRLIIFEWGPSFVFGSRVCPSKNGTYHVTKSPFLWMGISPDGQIVYFLDLEGQTEIPSGDFGSWLEFVCMDQNLVPANVNFMGKDHFVVEENSNFWHSSKSKDVLRRISSSKNLIEDSDGVIESGIAGSLPDRFVSEMYTHFANRTSPGGGGDRAWRRQRKKEKERQGRRKWEPEHFLKVIDCSPTPDKPLQGLWKGISGDMNLNFYLVKYDEIGGIICQRIGDFSSSYTLVFWTSEPMSMQSPFSLEEERIYDDRIHFQPIAAEDQIHSQPAMTGIEMVSHILHINSSCNLMLPSLIGSAGLQHGEGRIWQYMNGTFGFGFLRDHFIIDLKHIIQEGRLLDSVNLLQ